In Mercurialis annua linkage group LG6, ddMerAnnu1.2, whole genome shotgun sequence, the following are encoded in one genomic region:
- the LOC126654130 gene encoding cysteine-rich receptor-like protein kinase 44, whose protein sequence is MFHFQHLPLSPPYKTLQIYTSLNLHQTIRLLNRVAGVVHDLMGRLCNLCACLDRKLKSVKASYGADNRDDNDELDTHNLFFDLRTLQIATNFFSDLNQLGHGGFGPVFKGLIPNGQEVAVKKLSLSSRQGLREFSNEVKLLLKIQHKNLVSLLGCCVEGPEKMLVYEYLPNRSLDYFLFDKQKSASLDWRTRFKIVTGVARGLLYLHEEAPERIIHRDIKASNILLDEHLTPKISDFGLARLFPGDDTHMNTFKISGTHGYMAPEYALHGYLSVKTDVFSYGVLLLEIVSGRKNYDSRLGGEKADVLNYTWMLYQKGKMLELVDASLTKCNGDEAAMCIQLGLLCCQQSIAERPDMNTVHLMLLSDSFTLPRPGRPGLQGRRANFTTTGTSAFTNTNTNTNTNGSSTNTGIGKASGGNSFIEDYSRNSMSVSSIDEGR, encoded by the exons ATGTTCCATTTCCAACACCTTCCCCTTTCTCCTCCATACAAAACCTTACAAATTTACACTTCGTTAAACCTGCACCAAACTATCCGATTACTGAACCGGGTCGCCGGCGTAGTCCATGACTTGATGGGCCGACTCTGCAATCTCTGTGCTTGCCTCGACAGAAAACTCAAATCCGTAAAAGCCTCCTATGGCGCTGATAACCGCGACGATAACGATGAATTGGACACTCATAACCTCTTCTTTGACCTGCGTACTCTTCAAATTGCTACTAATTTCTTCTCCGACTTGAATCAGTTAGGCCATGGCGGTTTCGGTCCCGTTTTTAAG GGATTGATACCGAATGGTCAAGAAGTTGCAGTGAAGAAGCTTTCATTATCGTCGAGACAGGGACTGAGGGAATTTTCGAATGAGGTGAAACTTTTATTAAAGATTCAGCACAAGAATCTGGTCAGTTTGTTAGGTTGTTGTGTTGAAGGGCCGGAGAAGATGCTTGTTTATGAATATCTGCCCAACAGAAGCCTTGATTATTTTCTATTTG ATAAACAGAAATCTGCATCTCTTGATTGGAGAACTCGGTTTAAAATAGTTACAGGGGTGGCAAGAGGTCTTCTATACCTTCATGAAGAAGCCCCTGAAAGGATTATTCACAGAGACATCAAAGCTAGTAATATCTTGCTGGATGAACATTTGACTCCAAAGATATCGGATTTCGGCCTGGCTAGGCTGTTTCCTGGTGACGACACGCATATGAATACATTTAAGATTTCTGGCACTCA TGGTTATATGGCACCTGAATATGCCTTGCATGGTTATTTGTCGGTGAAGACTGATGTTTTCAGCTATGGAGTTTTGTTACTGGAGATCGTAAGCGGGAGGAAAAATTATGATAGCCGACTTGGTGGTGAAAAGGCCGACGTCTTAAACTAT ACATGGATGCTCTaccaaaaaggaaaaatgttggAGTTAGTTGATGCGAGCCTTACAAAATGCAACGGTGACGAGGCAGCAATGTGCATTCAGCTGGGGCTGTTATGCTGTCAGCAAAGTATTGCAGAAAGGCCAGATATGAATACGGTTCATCTCATGCTTTTAAGCGACTCGTTTACATTGCCTAGACCAGGTAGACCTGGACTTCAAGGGCGACGGGCGAATTTTACGACAACAGGCACTTCAGCTTTTACTAATACAAACACTAACACAAATACTAATGGTAGCAGTACAAATACGGGCATCGGTAAAGCATCGGGAGGGAATAGTTTTATTGAGGATTATTCTAGAAATTCCATGTCTGTTTCTTCTATTGATGAAGGTAGATGA